One window of Acidobacteriaceae bacterium genomic DNA carries:
- a CDS encoding mandelate racemase/muconate lactonizing enzyme family protein — translation MRIRKVSSELYRIPVHREMHDAIRHFSHMDVVFAHVETDEGLVGSGFTYSIIPHGAREICSVINNSFDELLKGMDPRDHERVWNKMWRSVDWVGRGGIAVLAVAAVDIAIWDLKTRLAGMSLHRLLGGAKDRIPVYNTDGGWLNHTIDQLVEETKKIVAAGFRGTKIKVGKDDPAEDAERIAAVREVLGPHRNLMVDANERFTAAEATKRARMWEPYNLFWFEEPLPAEDILGHATVRAHTSIPIAIGESLFSRFQFRDYVVSGGASILQADVCRCGGITEWLKIAHMADCHNMQISPHFVMELHLPLVAAIQNGLFVEYIPSLDPILTEPLKLQDGYFHVGDTPGLGVNIDWEKLKKYGVAL, via the coding sequence ATGCGAATCAGGAAGGTATCTTCCGAACTATATCGAATCCCCGTTCATCGCGAGATGCACGACGCCATTCGTCACTTCAGCCATATGGACGTAGTATTCGCCCACGTAGAAACCGACGAAGGCCTTGTGGGGAGCGGCTTCACCTACAGCATCATTCCACACGGCGCACGGGAGATTTGTTCGGTCATCAATAACAGCTTCGACGAACTGCTTAAGGGCATGGACCCTCGCGACCATGAGCGCGTGTGGAACAAGATGTGGCGAAGTGTGGACTGGGTGGGACGCGGCGGCATTGCGGTACTGGCGGTTGCTGCGGTAGACATCGCAATTTGGGACTTGAAGACGAGGCTGGCCGGCATGTCGTTGCATCGCCTGCTTGGCGGCGCGAAAGATCGCATTCCGGTCTACAACACGGACGGAGGTTGGTTGAATCACACGATCGACCAACTTGTCGAAGAGACTAAGAAAATTGTCGCTGCCGGCTTCCGTGGGACGAAGATCAAGGTTGGCAAAGACGATCCGGCCGAGGATGCGGAGCGCATCGCTGCAGTACGCGAGGTGCTCGGGCCTCATCGCAACCTGATGGTCGATGCGAATGAGCGCTTCACAGCCGCCGAGGCCACCAAACGGGCACGCATGTGGGAGCCGTACAACCTCTTTTGGTTTGAGGAGCCGCTGCCGGCGGAGGACATTCTGGGCCACGCGACTGTACGTGCGCACACGTCTATCCCCATCGCGATCGGCGAGTCGCTATTCTCGCGTTTTCAGTTCCGCGACTACGTGGTGAGCGGCGGTGCTTCCATCCTGCAGGCGGACGTCTGCCGCTGCGGTGGCATTACCGAGTGGCTCAAAATTGCGCACATGGCGGACTGCCACAACATGCAGATTAGCCCGCATTTTGTAATGGAGTTGCATCTCCCGCTGGTCGCGGCGATCCAGAACGGCCTGTTCGTCGAATACATCCCATCGCTCGATCCAATTCTCACCGAACCGCTAAAACTCCAGGATGGATACTTTCATGTCGGCGATACGCCGGGCCTCGGCGTGAACATTGACTGGGAGAAGCTGAAGAAGTACGGAGTTGCATTGTGA
- a CDS encoding alkaline phosphatase family protein, whose protein sequence is MRNTWRCLALCMAACSATCAAQDAGHAQVHAANDAKVAQYIIDPVLEPALSHADKLALARSRIRHVFVLFQENRSFDFYFGTFPNADGLYSQSSQETAGFVQPIVNVDGTIGTISPFRIPAFVKTATGATIPLYPADISSVNHAHTAIARKLSLDAHLVPHNDQYALTEEGVTIVKGKPNHAPTLERKQFGELVMAHVDCDTVPFLWQYADRFTLFDHFFDTVIGPSGPNAVAMIAGQTGETQWMLHPELASPKDGTALPMVVNALPYWGSLLDPNKTEPQPVPAAHPLPNLTFASLPLSFMGSSIHETTAHDGNPKMDLGDVQADIEKIAGHGTTAVPWRWYQQGYDHEPNDPSGDANHKGYVVHHNGPAYFGYVSNNPEVKAHLRGLEDFFMDVKKRRLPAEGVFYVRGGYGNLHNLPPADPNPRLATIYAGDDDHPGYSDSQISESLIAEEIDAIAKSPYWKDSVILIAYDESDGEYDHELPKVRSHDAHGLPLDQGPRIPSILISPYAVAHGISHEMEEHSSIIKLVDEIFGLVPLADLPDEERGRAIGKAKFGQDQLGPADDKVPGVGDMLSGLDDLRLEGKQPPLRPSYAIIPRREINHYPHHQGEGCKALGITPTDWGRPNPVPPDFNPRPDSQPGIPSSGSWRP, encoded by the coding sequence ATGAGGAACACCTGGCGGTGTCTCGCGTTATGCATGGCGGCCTGCAGCGCTACCTGCGCAGCCCAGGACGCCGGTCACGCCCAGGTGCACGCGGCAAACGATGCGAAGGTAGCGCAATACATCATCGACCCCGTACTTGAACCTGCACTTTCGCACGCCGACAAACTCGCCCTCGCGCGTTCGCGCATCCGTCACGTTTTTGTTCTCTTCCAGGAAAACCGCAGCTTCGATTTTTACTTCGGGACCTTTCCAAACGCCGACGGACTCTATTCGCAGTCGTCACAAGAAACAGCCGGCTTCGTGCAGCCCATAGTGAATGTGGACGGCACCATCGGAACCATCTCGCCGTTCCGCATACCAGCTTTCGTGAAGACAGCTACCGGAGCAACGATCCCGCTCTATCCCGCAGACATTTCCTCGGTCAACCACGCGCATACCGCGATCGCTCGCAAGCTTTCGCTCGATGCTCACCTCGTTCCTCACAACGATCAATATGCGCTGACCGAAGAAGGCGTCACAATCGTCAAAGGCAAGCCCAACCACGCGCCCACTCTTGAACGCAAACAGTTCGGTGAGCTCGTCATGGCGCACGTCGACTGCGACACAGTTCCTTTTCTCTGGCAATACGCAGATCGCTTCACTCTCTTCGATCACTTCTTCGACACAGTCATCGGGCCTTCCGGGCCGAACGCGGTTGCCATGATCGCGGGCCAGACCGGCGAAACCCAGTGGATGTTGCACCCGGAGCTCGCCAGTCCGAAGGATGGAACCGCTTTGCCGATGGTCGTGAACGCTCTTCCCTACTGGGGATCACTGCTCGACCCGAACAAGACCGAGCCGCAGCCTGTTCCTGCCGCGCACCCACTGCCCAATCTCACCTTCGCATCGCTTCCGCTTTCGTTCATGGGCAGTAGCATTCACGAGACAACTGCGCATGACGGCAATCCAAAGATGGACCTCGGCGACGTGCAGGCCGACATCGAGAAGATCGCCGGTCACGGAACGACCGCCGTTCCTTGGCGCTGGTATCAGCAGGGCTACGATCATGAGCCGAACGATCCCTCCGGCGACGCCAACCACAAAGGCTACGTCGTGCACCACAACGGCCCGGCGTATTTCGGCTACGTCTCCAACAACCCCGAAGTCAAAGCGCATCTGCGTGGTTTGGAAGACTTCTTTATGGACGTAAAGAAGCGCCGCTTGCCCGCGGAAGGCGTCTTCTACGTGCGCGGCGGATATGGCAATCTGCACAATCTTCCGCCCGCCGATCCCAACCCGCGCCTCGCCACAATCTACGCCGGCGACGACGACCACCCCGGCTACTCGGACTCGCAGATCAGCGAATCGTTAATCGCCGAAGAGATCGATGCAATCGCCAAGAGTCCCTACTGGAAAGATTCCGTCATCCTGATCGCCTACGACGAATCGGACGGCGAATACGATCACGAGCTCCCGAAGGTGCGCTCGCACGATGCGCACGGTCTTCCGCTCGACCAGGGCCCGCGTATCCCATCCATTCTTATCTCCCCCTACGCTGTCGCGCATGGCATCTCGCATGAGATGGAAGAACACAGCTCCATAATCAAACTCGTGGACGAGATCTTCGGTCTCGTCCCACTCGCCGACCTTCCGGATGAAGAGCGTGGGCGCGCGATCGGCAAGGCTAAGTTCGGACAGGACCAGCTCGGACCCGCCGACGACAAGGTGCCCGGTGTCGGCGATATGCTGTCCGGCCTCGACGATCTTCGTCTCGAAGGTAAGCAGCCACCGTTGCGGCCGTCCTATGCGATCATTCCGCGCAGAGAAATCAATCACTATCCGCACCACCAGGGCGAAGGCTGCAAGGCACTCGGCATCACTCCAACAGATTGGGGGCGCCCCAATCCCGTGCCGCCAGACTTCAACCCTCGTCCTGATTCACAGCCCGGCATCCCCTCTTCTGGGAGCTGGCGCCCGTGA
- a CDS encoding GntR family transcriptional regulator has product MESDKKRKELSKRAYDYVRERILTGEYTFGTSISRRDLAANLGMSLVPVNEAMSRLENEYLIENAPRVGTKVRIPSPEDIRGFWAVREGLETQAARLYARVATKKEHKELTALAQELDRMHEAMHESDPDATEPDPKVLYRWRSAHMRFHMRIAEGTKLHYLTGEIAKNQLLVFNWFYDHQLYGGRKLPAHWHEQLARSLAEGSEEAADAAMRKHLHNKLEELMQTLERFLLMDESSLARWKVATVQKSTGKSSKAGKKQ; this is encoded by the coding sequence ATGGAGTCGGATAAGAAGCGCAAAGAACTGTCGAAGAGGGCATACGACTATGTTCGCGAGCGCATTTTGACCGGCGAATATACGTTTGGCACTTCGATCTCCCGGCGCGATCTTGCGGCCAATCTCGGCATGAGTCTGGTCCCGGTCAACGAAGCGATGAGCCGTCTGGAGAATGAATATCTGATTGAAAACGCTCCGCGCGTTGGCACTAAGGTCAGGATTCCGTCACCCGAGGATATCCGCGGGTTCTGGGCTGTTCGAGAAGGACTTGAGACGCAAGCCGCACGACTGTATGCCCGTGTTGCCACGAAAAAAGAGCACAAGGAGTTGACAGCATTGGCCCAGGAGTTGGACAGGATGCACGAGGCCATGCACGAGTCTGATCCGGATGCCACGGAGCCTGATCCGAAGGTGCTCTATCGGTGGCGCTCAGCACACATGCGCTTCCATATGCGCATTGCCGAAGGTACGAAGCTGCATTACCTGACGGGGGAGATCGCAAAGAATCAGTTGCTCGTTTTCAACTGGTTTTATGACCATCAACTGTACGGTGGAAGGAAATTGCCGGCTCACTGGCATGAACAGCTAGCGCGCTCTCTTGCCGAAGGATCTGAAGAGGCTGCTGATGCCGCCATGCGCAAGCACCTGCATAACAAGCTTGAAGAGCTGATGCAAACGCTTGAGCGCTTTCTGTTGATGGACGAGTCCTCTCTCGCACGATGGAAGGTTGCGACCGTGCAGAAGAGCACAGGGAAGTCATCAAAGGCCGGGAAGAAGCAATAA
- the araD1 gene encoding AraD1 family protein — protein sequence MRLVQLSSNAVRRVAVVEEPNLHFLSGVSSIYELALQAIRKKASLSACIAEIRSNDPLAYDEVYANRSSWSLLPAFDHPYEASRCLVSGTGLTHLGSAKDRNAMHNLQPDQLTDSMRIFQSGLEGGKPEEGCIGPAPEWFYKGNGNILRAHGEPLIVPPYAEDGGEEAEVAACYVVSEDGTPFRVGMATGNEFSDHVFEKKNYLNLAGSKLRTCALGPELVINPDFNSVPGTVRLQREGQTIWSSSIRTGENEMCHSLRNIEHHHFKFERHRTPGDAHVHYLGAGLLSFGAGVRLQEGDVMEIAYDGFGRPLRNAVHWFPQENNTLVTVTPLG from the coding sequence ATGCGTCTGGTCCAGCTAAGCAGCAACGCGGTTCGCCGGGTGGCTGTCGTCGAGGAGCCGAACCTGCATTTTCTTAGCGGCGTTTCCTCCATCTATGAGCTTGCGCTGCAAGCGATTCGAAAGAAGGCAAGCCTCTCAGCCTGCATTGCAGAGATTCGCTCGAATGACCCGCTCGCGTATGACGAAGTTTATGCGAACCGCTCGTCGTGGAGCCTTCTGCCCGCCTTCGATCACCCGTACGAGGCCTCGCGCTGTCTTGTTTCTGGCACTGGACTTACGCATTTGGGAAGCGCAAAAGACCGCAACGCAATGCACAATCTGCAGCCCGATCAGTTAACCGACAGCATGCGTATTTTCCAGTCGGGACTCGAGGGTGGTAAGCCGGAGGAGGGTTGTATCGGCCCGGCCCCGGAATGGTTCTACAAAGGCAATGGAAATATCCTGCGCGCACATGGAGAGCCGTTGATTGTGCCGCCCTATGCCGAAGATGGTGGTGAAGAGGCCGAGGTCGCGGCATGCTACGTCGTATCAGAAGACGGCACTCCCTTCCGCGTGGGTATGGCGACGGGAAATGAGTTCTCCGATCATGTCTTCGAAAAGAAGAACTACCTGAATCTGGCTGGTTCCAAGCTGAGGACCTGCGCGTTAGGTCCCGAGCTTGTCATCAATCCGGATTTTAATTCTGTGCCTGGTACAGTGCGCCTTCAGCGCGAGGGACAGACGATCTGGTCCAGCTCGATCCGAACTGGTGAAAACGAGATGTGTCATAGCCTGAGAAACATAGAACACCACCACTTCAAATTTGAACGGCACCGCACACCTGGAGATGCGCATGTCCACTATCTTGGCGCTGGTCTACTCAGCTTCGGAGCAGGCGTTCGTCTGCAAGAGGGCGACGTAATGGAAATCGCCTACGACGGCTTTGGAAGACCGCTTCGTAACGCCGTCCATTGGTTTCCGCAGGAAAATAATACCCTCGTAACTGTAACGCCCCTCGGATAA
- a CDS encoding Gfo/Idh/MocA family oxidoreductase: MDSKVGVAFVGAGIVAEMHGRGVSASTSARLIGVYDVNAGKAAAIASRFGGRQYESLEQLLADPEVRGVHVLTPLEDHVSTAVAAMRAGKDVLLEKPVASSRADIRTLQKVAKEQGRICMPAHNYIYVPSLRRAKRLIESGKLGKIASLFVLYNVFHSEEIAAIYGGVLRAVCMHHAYSLLYLLGRPKRVACLTSSVHYERLTCEDQAMITCEMQNGAIANLWCSFAANDPTNDPWTVIYKILGTKGGVSYSWNEAQFQDDGGPAWGLPCYEEGFVEEIDFFVKECIAGGKAPLSTLDDAADALTILEAAQGAADRFSSAEPLFYEDPTA; encoded by the coding sequence ATGGATTCGAAAGTCGGAGTAGCGTTCGTCGGTGCGGGCATCGTGGCGGAAATGCACGGACGCGGTGTGTCCGCAAGCACAAGCGCCAGGCTCATCGGTGTATACGACGTGAATGCAGGCAAGGCGGCGGCTATCGCATCCAGGTTCGGGGGTCGCCAGTACGAATCACTCGAACAGCTTCTCGCCGACCCGGAAGTGCGTGGTGTACACGTCCTCACTCCCCTGGAAGATCACGTCTCCACGGCCGTTGCCGCGATGCGCGCTGGCAAGGACGTGCTTCTGGAAAAACCCGTGGCCTCTTCACGAGCAGACATCCGCACGCTGCAGAAGGTGGCAAAGGAGCAGGGGCGCATCTGCATGCCCGCGCATAACTACATCTATGTTCCTTCACTACGGAGAGCCAAGCGACTCATCGAGAGCGGCAAACTCGGCAAAATCGCCAGCCTGTTTGTGTTGTACAACGTGTTTCACTCTGAGGAGATCGCCGCAATCTATGGGGGCGTTCTGCGTGCGGTTTGCATGCACCACGCCTACTCGTTGCTATATCTTCTCGGCAGACCGAAGCGCGTTGCCTGCCTGACGTCGAGCGTCCACTACGAGCGACTCACATGCGAAGATCAGGCGATGATCACGTGCGAAATGCAAAATGGTGCTATCGCCAACCTCTGGTGCAGCTTTGCCGCGAACGATCCGACAAACGATCCGTGGACTGTGATCTACAAAATCCTCGGCACAAAGGGCGGTGTCAGCTACTCGTGGAATGAAGCGCAGTTTCAGGACGATGGCGGTCCGGCATGGGGCTTGCCATGTTACGAAGAAGGCTTTGTAGAAGAGATCGATTTCTTCGTTAAGGAATGTATCGCTGGCGGAAAAGCGCCGCTCTCCACCCTGGACGATGCCGCAGACGCGCTCACTATTCTTGAGGCCGCTCAGGGCGCCGCGGATCGATTCTCGAGCGCGGAGCCCCTATTTTACGAAGACCCCACCGCATAG
- a CDS encoding amidohydrolase family protein, whose translation MRIDGHQHFWRASRGDYHWMSESVGILCRDYMPEDLQPILARHRIDRTVLVQAAQTVAETDFLLELAAQHEFIAGVVGWLDMDSPEFAQQFARYRKNPKFIGLRPMLQDLPESNWILRPQVLRSLQIVADDDFPFEFLTYTRHLPFVLDALDKVPLRRAVIDHISKPEIAKRVMEPWRSLMAELADRGLYCKLSGMATEDDHDNWSAQSLQPYIQHSVDCFGWDRIIFGSDWPVCLLAGSYDDVVAALKAALANRMDDDTERKLFGENARKFYKLTV comes from the coding sequence GTGAGAATCGACGGTCATCAGCATTTTTGGCGCGCTTCCCGCGGCGATTATCACTGGATGAGCGAGAGCGTGGGCATCCTGTGCCGCGACTATATGCCGGAAGACCTGCAGCCTATCCTCGCGCGCCATCGCATCGATCGCACCGTGCTCGTGCAGGCTGCTCAGACAGTGGCGGAGACAGACTTCCTGCTTGAGCTTGCCGCACAGCATGAATTTATTGCCGGCGTTGTCGGCTGGCTGGATATGGATAGCCCAGAGTTCGCGCAACAGTTCGCGCGCTACCGCAAGAACCCGAAGTTCATAGGTCTGCGGCCGATGCTGCAGGACCTCCCCGAGTCGAATTGGATCTTGCGGCCTCAGGTTCTCCGATCCCTGCAGATCGTGGCGGACGACGATTTTCCATTTGAGTTTCTCACCTACACCCGGCACTTGCCGTTTGTACTCGATGCTTTGGATAAGGTTCCTTTGCGGCGCGCAGTGATCGATCACATTTCGAAGCCGGAGATCGCAAAGCGCGTGATGGAACCTTGGCGATCTCTGATGGCGGAGCTCGCCGATAGGGGGCTCTATTGCAAGCTCTCCGGCATGGCAACAGAAGATGACCACGACAACTGGTCGGCACAGTCGTTACAGCCGTACATTCAGCACTCGGTGGACTGCTTCGGTTGGGACCGCATCATCTTCGGCAGCGACTGGCCGGTTTGTCTTCTTGCGGGGAGCTACGATGACGTCGTCGCAGCGTTGAAGGCCGCTCTGGCAAACCGGATGGATGACGACACGGAGCGCAAACTCTTTGGTGAGAATGCAAGAAAGTTCTACAAATTGACCGTTTGA
- a CDS encoding transporter substrate-binding domain-containing protein gives MKNLLWALVLLASTAAAQASPAPSTLARVRASGIVHCGVIEDDAEYSNEDDHASRAEFDDNLCKGMAVAALGLNAKVEILRFLDEDSAVAALKSGSVDLIATLSSNSAHTSDTSLLLSLPVFYDGTSLLTARSLHINSVRALSGRKICFLAETETELALQQWFAAHHLDLLPFPFQEEGEMEAAYVTGNCAAIASDRTRLSLLRASLGKLASQHILLPTLLSLHPLAMATRSDDPTWSSLTNALISVLLDAEDLGISSHDLASAEAASKLAVQTFLQSARAFGGTLGLRPTWAADVLQSIGNYGQVYDTTFGPGSPRALDRSVNRVRDRGGLLAPASVP, from the coding sequence GTGAAAAACCTGCTGTGGGCCCTCGTTCTACTCGCGAGCACCGCGGCAGCCCAGGCATCGCCCGCGCCTTCGACGCTCGCGCGGGTACGCGCCTCCGGGATTGTCCACTGCGGGGTTATCGAGGATGACGCGGAATATTCCAACGAGGACGACCACGCCTCACGCGCCGAATTCGATGACAACCTGTGCAAGGGCATGGCCGTCGCGGCGCTCGGCCTAAACGCCAAAGTAGAGATACTCCGCTTCCTGGACGAAGACTCCGCCGTCGCCGCGCTGAAAAGCGGGAGCGTCGACCTTATAGCAACTCTCAGCTCGAACTCCGCCCACACATCCGACACAAGCCTTCTCCTTTCCCTTCCTGTCTTCTACGACGGCACCTCCTTGCTGACGGCGCGTTCGCTCCACATCAACAGCGTGCGCGCTCTCTCCGGTAGAAAAATCTGCTTCCTCGCCGAAACAGAAACCGAGCTTGCACTGCAACAATGGTTCGCCGCCCATCACCTCGACCTCCTTCCGTTCCCATTCCAGGAAGAGGGCGAAATGGAAGCCGCCTACGTGACCGGCAACTGCGCCGCAATCGCATCTGATCGAACGCGCCTGTCGCTACTTCGCGCATCGCTCGGCAAGCTCGCATCACAACACATCCTTCTGCCCACGCTGCTTTCGCTGCATCCGCTCGCAATGGCCACACGCTCCGACGACCCCACGTGGTCGAGCCTGACCAATGCACTCATCTCCGTTCTTCTCGATGCGGAAGATCTCGGCATAAGCTCGCATGATCTCGCTTCGGCAGAAGCCGCATCCAAACTGGCGGTCCAGACTTTCCTGCAATCCGCCCGCGCCTTCGGCGGCACACTCGGCCTTCGCCCAACATGGGCCGCTGACGTCCTGCAATCCATCGGCAACTATGGGCAGGTCTACGACACCACATTCGGTCCCGGATCGCCGCGCGCTCTGGACCGCTCCGTCAATCGCGTTCGTGACCGCGGCGGTCTGCTCGCTCCCGCCAGCGTGCCCTGA